The following proteins come from a genomic window of Microbacterium sp. SY138:
- a CDS encoding dihydroorotase, whose product MSETLVITGARLLGAESADIIIEDGRIAEIGSGLQRSGARVIDAAGLVALPGLVDLHTHLREPGYEASETILTGTRAAAAGGFTAVFAMPNTSPVADTAGVVEQELALGEAAGYATVQPIGAVTVGQKGERLAELGAMATSRAQVRVFSDDGFCVFDPLIMRRALEYVKSFGGVIAQHAQDPRLTEGAQMNEGTVSAELGLAGWPAVAEESIIARDVLLAEHVGSRLHVCHLSTAGSVDIIRWAKKRGIDVTAEVTPHHLLLTDELVRGYDARYKVNPPLRREEDVLAVREGLADGTIDIVATDHAPHPSEHKACEWQAAANGMVGLESALRVVHQSMVQTGLLDWADIARVMSAAPARIGRLSGHGTPLEVGQPAQLTLYDAAVDGVFTEADLHGRSVNSPYLGRALPGRVEYTIHGGVLTVDGGSVVEELRA is encoded by the coding sequence GTGAGCGAGACCCTCGTCATCACCGGTGCACGACTGCTCGGTGCCGAGAGCGCCGACATCATCATCGAGGACGGCCGGATCGCCGAGATCGGGAGCGGACTGCAGCGCTCGGGTGCTCGGGTCATCGACGCAGCGGGTCTCGTCGCCCTGCCCGGACTGGTCGACCTGCACACGCATCTGCGCGAGCCCGGCTACGAAGCGTCCGAGACGATCCTCACCGGAACGCGCGCCGCCGCGGCCGGCGGTTTCACCGCTGTCTTCGCGATGCCCAACACCTCGCCGGTCGCCGACACCGCTGGTGTCGTGGAGCAGGAGCTCGCGCTCGGTGAAGCGGCGGGCTACGCCACGGTGCAGCCCATCGGCGCCGTCACCGTCGGGCAGAAGGGCGAGCGGCTCGCCGAGCTGGGCGCGATGGCCACCTCCCGCGCGCAGGTCCGTGTCTTCAGCGACGACGGCTTCTGCGTGTTCGACCCGCTCATCATGCGTCGCGCGCTGGAATACGTGAAGTCGTTCGGCGGCGTGATCGCCCAGCATGCGCAGGACCCTCGCCTCACGGAGGGCGCGCAGATGAACGAGGGCACGGTGTCGGCCGAGCTGGGTCTCGCCGGCTGGCCCGCGGTCGCCGAGGAGTCGATCATCGCCCGCGACGTGCTGCTGGCCGAGCACGTCGGCTCGCGACTGCACGTGTGCCATCTCTCGACCGCGGGCTCGGTGGACATCATCCGCTGGGCCAAGAAGCGCGGCATCGACGTCACGGCCGAGGTCACCCCTCACCACCTCCTGCTGACCGACGAACTCGTGCGCGGGTACGACGCGCGCTACAAGGTCAATCCTCCGCTGCGTCGCGAAGAGGATGTGCTCGCGGTGCGCGAGGGTCTCGCCGACGGAACCATCGACATCGTCGCGACCGATCATGCCCCGCATCCCAGCGAGCACAAGGCCTGCGAGTGGCAGGCAGCGGCGAACGGCATGGTGGGTCTCGAGAGCGCGCTGCGCGTCGTGCACCAGTCGATGGTGCAGACCGGCCTGCTCGACTGGGCCGACATCGCGCGTGTGATGAGCGCGGCGCCCGCTCGCATCGGACGTCTCTCCGGACACGGCACGCCGCTCGAAGTCGGACAGCCGGCACAGCTCACACTGTACGACGCCGCGGTCGACGGTGTCTTCACGGAGGCCGACCTCCACGGCCGGAGCGTGAACTCGCCGTACCTCGGCCGCGCGCTTCCCGGACGAGTGGAGTACACGATCCACGGCGGCGTGCTCACGGTCGACGGCGGCAGCGTCGTCGAGGAGCTCCGCGCATGA
- the carA gene encoding glutamine-hydrolyzing carbamoyl-phosphate synthase small subunit: MTLSTTSGQAPAASLPDPAVLVLEDGTRHIGRAYGARGRTLGEVVFATGMSGYQETITDPSYAGQIVLQTAPHIGNTGMNDEDAESRRIWVAGYIVRDPSRVVSNWRANASLDDVLVEDGVVGISGIDTRSITRHIRSAGSMRGGIFSGADAALDAEEQVRIVREAPEMAGRNLSAEVSVDVATVTTAMGERIGNLAVLDLGVKQATIDNLAARGFEVHVLPQDVTIDEIRAVDPVAVFYSNGPGDPAASGDHVELLRAVLDDGLPFFGICFGNQLLGRALGLGTYKLPFGHRGINQPVLDKQTGKVEITAHNHGFAVEAPIEGTFDSPNGYGKVEVSHVGLNDNVVEGLRALDIPAFSVQYHPEAAAGPHDANYLFDRFRDLVIASQKDSK, encoded by the coding sequence ATGACACTCTCGACAACCTCCGGGCAGGCCCCCGCGGCCTCGCTTCCCGATCCCGCCGTCCTCGTCCTGGAAGACGGCACACGTCACATCGGACGCGCCTACGGCGCCCGCGGCCGCACCCTCGGCGAGGTCGTCTTCGCGACCGGCATGTCCGGATACCAGGAGACGATCACCGATCCGTCCTACGCGGGCCAGATCGTCCTGCAGACGGCGCCGCACATCGGCAACACGGGCATGAATGACGAAGACGCCGAATCACGTCGCATCTGGGTCGCCGGCTACATCGTGCGTGACCCCTCCCGCGTCGTGTCGAACTGGCGCGCGAACGCCTCGCTCGACGACGTGCTCGTCGAAGACGGCGTCGTGGGGATCAGCGGTATCGACACCCGATCGATCACCCGCCACATCCGGTCGGCCGGCTCCATGCGCGGCGGGATCTTCTCCGGTGCCGATGCGGCGCTCGATGCCGAGGAGCAGGTGCGCATCGTCCGCGAAGCACCGGAGATGGCCGGGCGCAACCTGTCCGCCGAGGTCTCGGTCGACGTGGCCACCGTGACGACGGCGATGGGGGAGCGGATCGGAAACCTCGCCGTGCTCGACCTCGGTGTGAAGCAGGCGACGATCGACAACCTCGCCGCCCGCGGTTTCGAGGTGCACGTCCTTCCGCAGGACGTGACGATCGACGAGATCCGTGCGGTCGACCCGGTCGCCGTCTTCTACTCGAACGGCCCCGGAGACCCCGCGGCCTCCGGCGACCATGTCGAGCTGCTGCGTGCGGTGCTCGATGACGGGCTGCCGTTCTTCGGGATCTGCTTCGGCAACCAGCTCCTCGGTCGTGCGCTGGGCCTCGGCACCTACAAGCTGCCGTTCGGTCACCGCGGCATCAACCAGCCGGTGCTGGACAAGCAGACCGGCAAGGTCGAGATCACCGCGCACAACCACGGTTTCGCGGTCGAGGCTCCGATCGAGGGCACCTTCGACAGCCCGAACGGCTACGGCAAGGTCGAGGTCAGCCACGTCGGCCTCAACGACAACGTCGTCGAGGGGCTTCGCGCCCTCGACATCCCGGCGTTCTCGGTGCAGTACCACCCCGAGGCGGCGGCCGGCCCCCACGACGCCAACTACCTCTTCGACAGGTTCCGCGACCTGGTCATCGCAAGCCAGAAGGACTCCAAGTAA
- the carB gene encoding carbamoyl-phosphate synthase large subunit, with protein MPKRDDINSVLVIGSGPIVIGQACEFDYSGTQACRVLREEGVRVILVNSNPATIMTDPDFADATYIEPITWQVIETIIAKERPDAILPTLGGQTALNAAIELHNHGILEKYDVELIGANFEAINKGEDRQIFKQLVLDAGADVADSRIAHTMDEVLAAADELGYPMVVRPSFTMGGLGSGFAYDEEDLRRIAGAGLRDSPTTEVLLEESILGWKEYELELMRDTADNTVVVCSIENVDPVGVHTGDSITVAPALTLTDREYQKMRDIGIDIIRAVGVDTGGCNIQFAVDPTNGRIIVIEMNPRVSRSSALASKATGFPIAKLAAKLALGYRLDEIPNDITGVTPASFEPTLDYVVVKVPRFAFEKFPAADATLTTTMKSVGEAMAIGRNYATALQKALRSLEKRGSSFHWGVEDRSVEELLEISKIPTDGRIVTLQQALRKGATVEQAFDATAIDPWFLDQIVLINEVAEVVHQASELDAATLRYAKEHGFSDAQLAELRGTSEAEVRGVRHGLGIRPVYKTVDTCAGEFPALTPYHYSSYDFETEVEPSERTKVVIIGSGPNRIGQGVEFDYSCVHASFALSDAGFETVMVNCNPETVSTDYDTSDRLYFEPLTLEDVLEVLDAEAASGTILGVVCQLGGQTPLGLAKGIEAAGYTVLGTSPEAIDLAEERELFSRLLDEAGLVAPRNGTAIDVEGAVRIAEEIGYPVLVRPSFVLGGRGMEIVYDTASLRDYFVRTAGEVVIEEGKPLLVDRFLDDAIELDVDALYDGTDLYIGGVMEHLEEAGIHSGDSSCTLPPVSLGRTDVDRVREATLAIAEGVGVRGLLNVQFAISAGVLYVIEANPRASRTVPFVSKALGIPMAKAASRIMTGSTVAELRAEGMLPEQDGSRVPLDAPVSVKEAVLPFKRFRTADGKTVDSVLGPEMRSTGEVMGIDRDFPTAFAKSQAAAYGGMPTSGTVFISVADSDKRAVILPAHRLQQLGFTIVATEGTAEILSRNGIAVTVVEKYSETQESGAKNIVDLINEGSIDIVVNTPSGGAARADGYEIRAAAVAADKALFTTMAVLGAAVSGMDAAHEGFQVKSLQEYALDRKAAL; from the coding sequence ATGCCCAAGCGCGACGACATCAACTCCGTCCTCGTCATCGGCTCCGGCCCGATCGTCATCGGTCAGGCCTGCGAGTTCGACTATTCCGGCACCCAGGCGTGCCGTGTGCTGCGCGAGGAGGGCGTCCGGGTCATCCTGGTCAACTCCAACCCGGCGACCATCATGACCGATCCCGACTTCGCCGACGCGACGTACATCGAGCCGATCACCTGGCAGGTCATCGAGACGATCATCGCGAAGGAGCGTCCTGACGCGATCCTGCCCACACTGGGTGGTCAGACCGCGCTGAACGCGGCGATCGAGCTGCACAACCACGGCATCCTCGAGAAGTACGACGTCGAGCTGATCGGCGCCAACTTCGAGGCGATCAACAAGGGCGAGGACCGCCAGATCTTCAAGCAGCTGGTGCTCGACGCCGGTGCCGACGTGGCGGACTCCCGCATCGCGCACACCATGGACGAAGTGCTGGCGGCTGCCGACGAGCTGGGCTACCCGATGGTGGTCCGCCCGAGCTTCACGATGGGGGGCCTGGGGTCGGGCTTCGCCTACGACGAGGAAGACCTGCGCCGCATCGCCGGCGCCGGCCTGCGAGACTCGCCGACCACCGAGGTGCTCCTGGAGGAGTCCATCCTCGGCTGGAAGGAGTACGAGCTCGAGCTCATGCGCGACACAGCCGACAACACGGTCGTCGTCTGCTCCATCGAGAACGTCGACCCGGTCGGCGTGCACACGGGCGACTCGATCACGGTCGCCCCGGCGCTCACCCTCACCGACCGCGAGTACCAAAAGATGCGCGACATCGGGATCGACATCATCCGCGCCGTCGGCGTCGACACCGGAGGCTGCAACATCCAGTTCGCGGTCGACCCGACCAACGGCCGCATCATCGTGATCGAGATGAACCCGCGCGTCTCGCGGTCCAGCGCCCTCGCCTCGAAGGCCACCGGATTCCCGATCGCGAAGCTCGCGGCCAAGCTCGCGCTCGGCTACCGCCTCGACGAGATCCCGAACGACATCACGGGCGTGACGCCGGCGAGCTTCGAGCCCACGCTCGACTATGTGGTCGTCAAGGTGCCGCGGTTCGCCTTCGAGAAGTTCCCGGCCGCCGACGCGACGCTGACCACGACCATGAAGTCGGTAGGCGAGGCCATGGCCATCGGCCGCAACTACGCGACCGCGCTGCAGAAGGCGCTCCGCTCGCTCGAGAAGCGCGGATCGAGCTTCCACTGGGGCGTGGAGGACCGCTCCGTCGAGGAGCTGCTCGAGATCTCGAAGATCCCCACCGACGGTCGGATCGTCACCCTCCAGCAGGCGCTGCGCAAGGGCGCGACCGTGGAGCAGGCCTTCGATGCGACGGCGATCGACCCGTGGTTCCTCGACCAGATCGTGCTGATCAACGAGGTCGCCGAGGTCGTGCACCAGGCATCCGAACTGGATGCGGCGACGCTCCGCTACGCCAAGGAACACGGCTTCTCCGACGCGCAGCTCGCCGAGCTCCGCGGAACCTCTGAGGCCGAGGTCCGCGGCGTGCGCCACGGTCTCGGCATCCGCCCGGTGTACAAGACGGTCGACACCTGCGCCGGCGAGTTCCCGGCTCTCACGCCGTACCACTACTCGAGCTACGACTTCGAGACCGAGGTCGAGCCGTCCGAACGCACCAAGGTCGTCATCATCGGATCGGGCCCGAACCGCATCGGGCAGGGCGTCGAGTTCGACTACTCATGCGTGCACGCATCGTTCGCGCTGTCCGATGCCGGCTTCGAGACCGTCATGGTCAACTGCAACCCGGAGACGGTCTCGACCGACTACGACACCTCCGACCGCCTGTACTTCGAGCCGCTCACGCTCGAAGACGTGCTGGAGGTGCTCGATGCGGAGGCCGCGAGCGGCACCATCCTCGGTGTCGTCTGCCAGCTCGGCGGTCAGACCCCCCTGGGACTCGCGAAGGGCATCGAGGCCGCCGGCTATACGGTGCTCGGCACGAGCCCCGAGGCGATCGACCTCGCGGAGGAGCGCGAGCTCTTCTCGCGGCTGCTCGACGAGGCCGGTCTTGTCGCACCGCGCAACGGCACGGCGATCGACGTCGAGGGTGCCGTGCGTATCGCCGAGGAGATCGGGTACCCGGTGCTGGTGCGTCCGAGCTTCGTGCTCGGCGGACGCGGCATGGAGATCGTGTACGACACCGCGTCGCTGCGCGACTACTTCGTGCGCACCGCGGGCGAGGTCGTCATCGAGGAGGGCAAGCCCCTCCTGGTCGACCGCTTCCTCGACGACGCGATCGAGCTCGACGTCGATGCGCTCTACGATGGCACCGACCTGTACATCGGTGGCGTCATGGAGCACCTCGAAGAGGCCGGCATCCACTCCGGCGACTCCAGCTGCACGCTGCCGCCGGTATCGCTCGGCCGGACCGATGTCGACCGCGTGCGCGAGGCCACGCTGGCCATCGCCGAGGGCGTGGGCGTGCGCGGACTCCTGAACGTGCAGTTCGCCATCAGCGCCGGCGTGCTCTACGTGATCGAGGCCAACCCGCGCGCCAGCCGCACCGTGCCGTTCGTGTCGAAGGCACTCGGCATCCCGATGGCCAAGGCTGCGAGCCGCATCATGACGGGCTCGACGGTCGCCGAGCTGCGCGCCGAAGGGATGCTTCCCGAGCAGGACGGTTCGCGCGTTCCGCTCGACGCACCCGTGTCGGTCAAGGAGGCCGTGCTCCCGTTCAAGCGCTTCCGCACCGCCGACGGCAAGACCGTCGATTCCGTGCTCGGCCCGGAGATGCGTTCCACGGGTGAGGTCATGGGCATCGACCGCGACTTCCCGACCGCGTTCGCCAAGAGCCAGGCCGCGGCCTACGGCGGCATGCCCACCTCGGGAACCGTGTTCATCTCGGTGGCCGACTCGGACAAGCGCGCCGTCATCCTCCCCGCCCACCGTCTGCAGCAGCTCGGCTTCACGATCGTCGCGACGGAGGGCACCGCCGAGATCCTCTCGCGCAACGGCATCGCCGTCACGGTCGTCGAGAAGTACAGCGAGACGCAGGAGTCGGGCGCGAAGAACATCGTGGATCTCATCAACGAGGGCTCGATCGACATCGTCGTGAACACTCCGTCCGGTGGTGCCGCGCGAGCGGACGGCTACGAGATCCGCGCTGCCGCCGTCGCCGCCGACAAGGCGCTGTTCACCACGATGGCTGTGCTCGGCGCGGCCGTGAGCGGGATGGACGCGGCCCACGAGGGCTTCCAGGTCAAGAGCCTGCAGGAGTACGCGCTGGACCGGAAGGCGGCACTGTGA
- the pyrF gene encoding orotidine-5'-phosphate decarboxylase gives MSERFGERTRSALSARGPLCVGVDPHAALLAAWGLTDDAHGVREFGLRTVEAAAGRVGFVKPQVSFFERFGSAGFAALEEVLAAARAADLLVIADAKRGDIGSTMDDYAKAWLTPGSSLEADALTVNPFLGVGALDGSFALAEEHGKGVFVLAATSNPEAAGIQRSITASDETVSAAIIAEVSARNAAASGTGEWGSFGFVVGATVDWAAAGLSPFGPVAPILAPGFGAQGATPADLRLRFGSMADAVIASESRSILSAGPADLATAITARAAEYLEVARA, from the coding sequence GTGAGCGAACGCTTCGGCGAACGCACACGGTCCGCGCTGAGTGCGCGGGGGCCGCTCTGTGTCGGCGTCGACCCCCACGCGGCGCTGCTCGCCGCGTGGGGGCTGACCGACGACGCGCACGGTGTCCGTGAGTTCGGCCTCCGCACCGTCGAGGCGGCGGCCGGTCGGGTGGGCTTCGTGAAGCCTCAGGTCTCGTTCTTCGAGCGCTTCGGTTCCGCAGGCTTCGCAGCTCTCGAAGAGGTGCTCGCGGCGGCACGTGCCGCAGATCTGCTCGTGATCGCCGATGCGAAGCGTGGCGACATCGGATCGACCATGGACGACTACGCGAAGGCGTGGTTGACGCCGGGATCCTCGCTCGAAGCCGACGCGCTCACGGTGAATCCATTCCTCGGCGTCGGTGCCCTCGACGGGTCCTTCGCCCTCGCCGAAGAGCACGGCAAGGGCGTGTTCGTGCTCGCCGCCACCAGCAACCCCGAGGCAGCGGGCATCCAGCGTTCGATCACTGCGAGCGATGAGACGGTGTCTGCCGCGATCATCGCGGAGGTCTCCGCACGCAATGCCGCAGCCTCAGGCACAGGCGAGTGGGGGAGCTTCGGCTTCGTCGTCGGCGCGACCGTGGACTGGGCGGCCGCAGGCCTTTCGCCGTTCGGCCCGGTCGCCCCCATCCTCGCTCCGGGGTTCGGCGCGCAGGGCGCGACTCCCGCTGATCTCCGCCTTCGCTTCGGCTCGATGGCGGATGCCGTGATCGCGAGCGAGAGCCGCAGCATCCTCTCCGCCGGTCCCGCCGACCTGGCGACCGCCATCACCGCGCGTGCGGCCGAGTACTTGGAGGTGGCGCGTGCCTGA
- the gmk gene encoding guanylate kinase gives MPDAQRTVPEVDRAAAARRAVERRRARASVKRDLTMRVVTPQTVLHRATADADSVEGSMRITDFLLALPAIGAGKRDRVLDELHISPVKRLGGLGARQRRVLEAWLDSRFPVPTPRDARSHLLVLAGPTAVGKGTVAAHIREHNPEIHLSVSATTRPPRPGEIDGVHYYFVDDAEFDRLIADDELLEYAVVHNRSRYGTPRAPIDAALAEGKTVLLEIDLQGARQVRRAEPSATLIFLLPPSWDELVHRLVGRGTEDAEERARRLRTAKVELAAQNEFDHLVVNEDVATAAREVVELSTSSAR, from the coding sequence GTGCCTGACGCGCAGCGTACGGTTCCCGAGGTCGACAGGGCCGCGGCCGCCCGCCGTGCCGTGGAACGGCGCCGCGCCAGGGCATCGGTCAAACGCGACCTGACGATGCGCGTGGTGACCCCGCAGACCGTCCTGCACCGCGCGACGGCCGATGCCGACTCGGTGGAGGGGTCGATGCGCATCACCGACTTCCTGCTGGCGCTCCCCGCGATCGGTGCGGGCAAGCGTGACCGCGTGCTCGATGAGCTGCACATCTCCCCGGTCAAGCGTCTCGGCGGTCTCGGCGCGCGCCAGCGCCGGGTGCTGGAGGCCTGGCTCGATTCGCGCTTCCCGGTGCCGACCCCGCGCGACGCACGGAGCCACCTGTTGGTGCTCGCCGGCCCCACCGCTGTGGGGAAGGGGACCGTCGCCGCGCATATCCGCGAGCACAACCCGGAGATCCACCTGTCGGTATCGGCCACGACCCGGCCGCCCCGCCCCGGTGAGATCGACGGCGTGCACTACTACTTCGTGGACGACGCCGAGTTCGACCGGCTGATCGCCGACGACGAGCTGCTCGAGTACGCCGTGGTGCACAACCGCTCCCGCTACGGCACGCCACGCGCGCCGATCGACGCCGCACTGGCCGAGGGCAAGACCGTGCTCCTCGAGATCGACCTCCAGGGCGCCCGTCAGGTGCGTCGTGCAGAGCCGTCGGCGACGCTGATATTCCTGCTGCCCCCGAGTTGGGATGAACTGGTGCATCGACTGGTCGGGCGAGGCACGGAAGACGCCGAGGAACGGGCCAGACGACTGCGCACCGCGAAGGTCGAACTCGCCGCCCAGAACGAGTTCGACCACCTCGTCGTGAACGAGGACGTCGCCACCGCGGCTCGCGAGGTCGTAGAATTGTCCACAAGCTCTGCGCGCTGA
- the rpoZ gene encoding DNA-directed RNA polymerase subunit omega, giving the protein MAGHNNGIIDPPIDNLLDRVDSKYELVIYAAKRARQINDYYSDLHEGNLFDNVGPLVDSSVEDKPLTIALHEINEDKLRLRHAE; this is encoded by the coding sequence ATGGCCGGACACAACAACGGAATCATCGATCCCCCCATCGACAACCTGCTCGACCGCGTCGACTCGAAGTACGAGCTCGTCATCTACGCCGCCAAGCGTGCGCGTCAGATCAACGACTACTACTCCGACCTGCACGAGGGAAACCTCTTCGACAACGTCGGCCCGCTCGTGGACTCGTCCGTCGAGGACAAGCCGCTCACGATCGCCCTGCACGAGATCAACGAGGACAAGCTCCGTCTGCGTCACGCAGAGTGA
- the metK gene encoding methionine adenosyltransferase has product MSALRLFTSESVTEGHPDKICDQISDSILDGLIAKDTGSRVAVETLVTTGLVHVAGEIRTEAYVDIPTIVRQVVNGIGYTSSDTGFDGSSCGVSISVGEQSTDIAHGVDSAQEHRDGSSVDPLDGLGAGDQGIMFGFATNETPQLMPMAAWTAHRLSERLAEVRRSGELPFLRPDGKTQVTLGYDGFTPKTVDAVVVSTQHHPDISQEELQAQVRAHVIDPVLATTGLDLDDVTLYINPAGPFVTGGPKGDAGLTGRKIIIDTYGGASRHGGGAFSGKDPSKVDRSGAYATRWVAKNAVAAGLAERLEVQVAYAIGVARPVGLYVESFGTGTVSDEVITRAINEVFDLRPQAIIEQLDLLRPIYAQTAAYGHFGRELPDFTWERTDRAEELRRAAGL; this is encoded by the coding sequence ATGAGCGCCCTGCGTCTGTTCACGTCCGAGTCCGTCACCGAAGGGCACCCGGACAAGATCTGCGACCAGATCTCGGACAGCATCCTCGACGGCCTCATCGCGAAGGACACGGGCTCGCGCGTCGCAGTCGAGACGCTCGTCACGACGGGCCTCGTCCATGTGGCAGGTGAGATCCGGACCGAGGCATACGTCGACATCCCCACGATCGTCCGTCAGGTCGTGAACGGCATCGGATACACCTCGAGCGACACCGGCTTCGACGGCTCCTCGTGCGGCGTCAGCATCTCGGTCGGCGAGCAGTCGACCGACATCGCCCATGGCGTCGACAGCGCGCAGGAGCACCGCGACGGGTCCTCGGTGGACCCGCTCGACGGCCTCGGTGCCGGCGATCAGGGCATCATGTTCGGCTTCGCGACCAACGAGACGCCTCAGCTCATGCCGATGGCCGCGTGGACCGCTCACCGTCTGTCGGAGCGTCTCGCCGAGGTGCGTCGCAGCGGGGAGCTGCCCTTCCTGCGCCCCGACGGCAAGACCCAGGTCACCCTCGGGTACGACGGCTTCACTCCGAAGACCGTCGATGCCGTCGTGGTCTCCACGCAGCACCACCCCGACATCTCGCAGGAAGAGCTTCAGGCTCAGGTCCGTGCGCACGTGATCGACCCGGTGCTCGCGACGACAGGTCTCGATCTCGACGACGTCACCCTCTACATCAACCCCGCGGGTCCCTTCGTCACCGGTGGCCCCAAGGGCGACGCGGGTCTGACCGGTCGCAAGATCATCATCGACACCTACGGCGGAGCATCGCGTCACGGCGGTGGGGCGTTCAGCGGCAAAGACCCGTCCAAGGTCGACCGTTCCGGTGCATACGCCACGCGCTGGGTGGCGAAGAACGCCGTCGCCGCAGGCTTGGCGGAGCGTCTCGAGGTACAGGTCGCCTATGCCATCGGCGTCGCCCGTCCCGTCGGTCTCTACGTCGAGTCCTTCGGGACCGGCACGGTGTCGGATGAAGTCATCACGCGGGCGATCAACGAGGTGTTCGACCTGCGCCCGCAGGCGATCATCGAGCAGCTCGACCTGCTGCGTCCGATCTACGCCCAGACGGCCGCCTACGGGCACTTCGGCCGCGAGCTCCCCGACTTCACCTGGGAGCGCACCGACCGCGCCGAAGAGCTGCGTCGCGCTGCCGGGCTCTGA
- a CDS encoding methionyl-tRNA formyltransferase, protein MRLVFAGTPAAAVPTLRRLAVSHDIAAVVTRPDAPLGRRRVLTPSPVAQAAVELGLPVIKAARLDDAATEAISALRADLGVIVAYGGLVREPLLSAPTAGWINLHFSVLPAWRGAAPVQRALIAGDEVLGASVFQLVAELDAGDVFASRTVDLPATATAGEALEALALDGAELTADVVSGIADGTAVAVPQQGEPTFAAKLTLADGLLDWNQPLDVVFARFRGVTPEPGAHTTVAGQPLKVLEAVPAPEAEALAPGRLRGAKTALHIGTSTGPLAVTRVQPAGKGAMNAVDWWRGVRGVDELVAGS, encoded by the coding sequence ATGCGCCTCGTCTTCGCCGGCACCCCCGCTGCGGCCGTGCCCACCCTTCGTCGCCTCGCGGTGTCCCACGACATCGCAGCGGTCGTCACCCGACCGGACGCACCTCTCGGGCGTCGTCGGGTGCTGACTCCGTCGCCCGTGGCTCAAGCGGCCGTCGAACTGGGCCTCCCCGTGATCAAGGCCGCTCGGCTCGATGACGCCGCGACCGAAGCGATCTCGGCCCTGCGGGCGGACCTCGGTGTGATCGTGGCCTACGGCGGGCTCGTGCGCGAGCCGCTGCTCTCGGCGCCGACCGCGGGCTGGATCAACCTGCACTTCTCCGTGCTGCCCGCCTGGCGGGGCGCGGCTCCGGTGCAGCGCGCACTGATCGCCGGCGACGAGGTTCTCGGTGCCAGCGTCTTCCAGCTCGTCGCGGAGCTGGATGCCGGCGACGTCTTCGCGAGCCGCACGGTCGACCTTCCCGCGACGGCGACGGCGGGAGAGGCGCTCGAGGCGCTCGCGCTGGACGGCGCCGAACTCACGGCCGACGTGGTCTCGGGGATCGCGGACGGTACAGCGGTAGCGGTGCCTCAGCAGGGCGAGCCGACCTTCGCCGCCAAGCTGACGCTCGCCGACGGACTGCTCGACTGGAACCAGCCGCTCGATGTCGTGTTCGCCCGGTTCCGTGGGGTGACCCCGGAACCGGGCGCGCACACCACCGTCGCCGGGCAGCCGCTGAAGGTGCTGGAAGCGGTCCCTGCGCCGGAGGCCGAAGCGCTGGCCCCAGGACGTCTTCGTGGAGCCAAGACGGCGCTCCACATCGGCACGTCCACCGGACCGCTGGCCGTCACCAGGGTTCAGCCCGCGGGCAAGGGAGCGATGAATGCCGTCGACTGGTGGCGCGGTGTGCGCGGGGTCGATGAATTGGTGGCGGGATCATGA